A single genomic interval of Anopheles marshallii chromosome 2, idAnoMarsDA_429_01, whole genome shotgun sequence harbors:
- the LOC128717895 gene encoding uncharacterized protein LOC128717895, with protein sequence MGDSSSSSFFKLIIADAGWDVRSEAKRLGFLFQLYIDPKKPKQVFIKYKTVKDAQRARTAFAENNNVVRVESMETWDIRPKKPTEQKLPDDTISCAGSTTSRYTGYQKSVPVVNGQQMSEPMPLMMSLFNMCSACNKGGAAYQCFVCGTYYCGEICQKNNWPAHIVQCLPRLVRTQSGLLCNETQSMGYPNPYMMPPYENLNNTNSNVPVQVNRKQNQPTGSKGANQPTGSKESGPNHKLTSDNRKLTSSKSEQHKKPVVASPTKTTPICTVPTNVLKNLSLKRHQEQDAVTAKPAAAREDQSQKAESSDSKTENIITKQTSKLAKRVQHKIAAPKREIRYSPFPQEGEYVKIAYVTDSMLYVYRNGQEANGQSNRYMDLVKRSIECAREVNQMLQAAPKVDDVAFASFDGDYYRAVVKSIEGTQVSVFFPDFGNTQTVEWKAMKEIPDIEIQYGMCYTHGVMIDGVPKFSPLVRKYLSQLVELEEFELIKVTDNKHVKTVDMRHVQELYILSTKILDVAKNEQNMKEPAVDPASYVPVTAEDFEEQDLPMNQEIMLTIVDTSELNISNQMSVILDSDNAEFSKVINDCNEYGNNDPNPYLPEIENEAFLIQYDGVWCRAMVASNDTEVMYYLLDVGIIRAPGDQSKFRRYPAGLTRKVYVSECFVDNLVALGTLGADGKNEQLLGRTVKATMQMDSDGEGTRLKIHSII encoded by the exons ATGGGCGATTCTTCAAGTTCAAGTTTCTTCAAGTTGATAATTGCCGACGCTGGATGGGACGTACGGTCGGAGGCCAAGCGTTTAGGGTTTCTGTTTCAGCTGTACATCGACCCGAAAAAACCGAAGCAAGTGTTTATAAAGTACAAGACTGTGAA ggaCGCCCAACGTGCACGGACTGCCTTTGCAGAGAACAACAATGTGGTGCGTGTGGAATCGATGGAGACATGGGACATACGCCCAAAGAAACCGACCGAGCAGAAG CTACCGGATGATACGATCTCATGTGCGGGATCAACGACTTCTAGATATACCGGTTATCAAAAGAGCGTTCCGGTTGTAAATGGTCAGCAAATGTCCGAACCGATGCCGCTGATGATGAGTTTGTTCAACATGTGCTCCGCATGCAACAAGGGTGGTGCCGCGTATCAATGTTTCGTATGTGGCACTTACTATTGTGGGgaaatttgccaaaaaaacaattggCCAGCGCACATCGTCCAGTGCCTACC GCGCTTGGTGCGGACGCAAAGTGGCTTATTATGTAATGAAACACAATCGATGGGGTACCCTAACCCATACATGATGCCACCGTACGAAAATCTCAACAACACCAATAGTAACGTACCCGTACAGGTTAATCGGAAGCAGAATCAACCGACAGGAAGCAAAGGAGCTAACCAACCGACAGGAAGCAAAGAAAGTGGGCCAAATCATAAGCTGACGTCTGACAATCGTAAACTGACTAGCTCAAAATCCGAACAGCACAAGAAACCAGTGGTAGCATCGCCTACCAAAACAACACCGATATGTACCGTACCTACAAACGTGCTGAAGAATTTGTCCTTGAAACGTCATCAGGAACAGGATGCGGTAACGGCGAAACCGGCTGCTGCTAGAGAGGACCAATCTCAAAAGGCGGAATCGTCGGAttccaaaacggaaaacatcaTTACGAAGCAAACTTCCAAGCTGGCGAAACGCGTGCAACACAAAATAGCAGCTCCGAAGCGTGAGATTCGATACAGTCCATTTCCACAGGAGGGCGAATATGTTAAAATCGCGTACGTTACGGACAGCATGTTGTACGTGTACCGAAACGGACAGGAAGCGAATGGTCAATCCAACCGTTACATGGACTTAGTCAAACGCTCTATCGAATGTGCACGCGAAGTGAATCAGATGCTCCAGGCAGCGCCGAAAGTCGATGACGTAGCGTTTGCGTCGTTCGATGGTGATTATTACCGTGCCGTGGTAAAGTCGATCGAAGGGACACAGGTAAGCGTGTTTTTCCCCGACTTTGGTAACACGCAGACAGTCGAGTGGAAGGCAATGAAGGAGATTCCGGACATCGAGATACAGTACGGTATGTGCTATACGCACGGCGTTATGATCGACGGAGTGCCAAAGTTCTCCCCACTGGTGAGAAAGTATTTGTCCCAGTTGGTGGAACTTGAAGAGTTCGAGTTGATCAAGGTGACCGATAACAAGCATGTCAAAACGGTCGATATGCGTCATGTGCAGGAACTGTACATTCTGAGCACTAAGATACTCGATGTCGctaaaaacgaacaaaacatgaaGGAGCCGGCTGTGGACCCTGCTTCATATGTTCCGGTTACGGCAGAAGAT TTCGAAGAGCAGGACCTGCCGATGAACCAAGAGATTATGCTGACGATAGTGGATACGTCCGAACTGAACATTTCCAACCAGATGTCGGTTATACTAGACTCCGATAATGCGGAATTTAGCAAGGTGATCAACGATTGCAATGAGTACGGCAATAACGACCCAAACCCGTATCTCccggaaattgaaaatgaagctTTTTTGATACAATATGATGGAGTCTGGTGCCGCGCAATGGTCGCTTCAAACGACACAGAAGTGATGTACTATCTGCTCGATGTTGGTATCATTCGGGCACCGGGCGACCAGTCCAAATTTCGCCGATATCCTGCCGGTTTGACACGCAAAGTTTACGTCTCTGAATGTTTCGTTGATA ATCTGGTTGCACTGGGAACGTTAGGAGCGGATGGTAAAAATGAACAGCTCCTGGGCAGAACGGTGAAAGCCACCATGCAGATGGATAGTGACGGCGAGGGAACGCGTTTGAAGATCCATTCAATTATTTAA
- the LOC128708831 gene encoding trypsin-2-like has protein sequence MAYWVLWPLPLLIASLVTLQPIGAIVKSESDRGRSKLTFPFAVSLQLADEKRTHFCGGTHLGEGWILTAAHCIISLKKGNLTRIFAQIGGHDLNDITAERFTIVETHILRSYNPVTMVGDIAVLRADLPIVRHLQSDPQAPLRLPDESYRSAVNGEQCYIFGYGSDSYDGPISTSLHYGTVLALDLDSCIGMMGAVVAPPPDSGMFCAIGRSDACKGDSGGGYVCRQRFSSQFVLRGIISYGVGCGAPGTPGVYTDVGYYLQHYPIGTIIGLA, from the exons ATGGCATATTGGGTGTTGTGGCCGCTACCGTTGTTAATAGCAAGTTTAGTAACGCTACAACCCATCGGTGCTATTGTAAAAAGTGAATCCGATCGTGGTCGATCGAAGCTGACGTTTCCATTCGCCGTATCGCTGCAGCTAGCTGATGAGAAAAGGACACATTTCTGTGGCGGCACGCACCTGGGAGAAGGTTGGATATTAACCGCGGCACACTGCATTATTTCGCT AAAAAAGGGCAATCTTACACGAATCTTTGCACAGATAGGTGGCCACGATCTGAACGACATTACCGCCGAACGTTTCACAATCGTCGAGACACACATTCTGCGCAGCTACAATCC GGTAACGATGGTGGGCGATATTGCGGTGCTGCGTGCGGATTTACCCATCGTCCGTCATCTTCAATCCGATCCGCAGGCTCCTTTACGCCTGCCGGATGAGAGCTACCGCAGCGCCGTTAACGGTGAGCAGTGTTACATCTTCGGCTATGGGTCCGATTCGTACGATGGGCCGATCAGCACATCGCTCCACTATGGCACAGTGTTGGCACTCGATCTGGACAGTTGCATTGGAATGATGGGTGCCGTCGTGGCCCCGCCACCCGACTCTGGAATGTTTTGTGCCATCGGACGGTCCGATGCGTGCAAG GGTGATTCCGGTGGAGGATATGTGTGCCGGCAACGATTTTCCAGCCAGTTTGTGTTGCGTGGCATCATCTCGTACGGTGTGGGTTGCGGTGCACCGGGTACGCCTGGCGTTTACACGGACGTCGGTTACTATTTGCAGCATTATCCGATCGGTACCATCATTGGTTTGGCTTAA
- the LOC128707792 gene encoding organic cation transporter protein — translation MGQEEQELGDVDMESQRKDVDEPHQQQGDESPPQLKSGTAKLTVPSTGDLKQTILEGLEKKGDRGLWLWALFILCLTPNILNGFHVSSYVFLGQLPKNYYCIVPELLQAGWSHEEIRNITSPTGSTRNGTCTIYTWNYGQLSELNYNDALSYTQSHPPPAEVNCLATARTGAGWHMYYDQPDGVSIVPEWDLLCERTALRSTVQVALSIGKFVGASTFGVISDKYGRKTSFSIAATLYIVAGLLTTFSPFYALLLLGRIGLGASASGVFYPAFALLTENIGKRHRSWMSIAFNFSYPLGMLCLALAAYLIQPWRDLSLALTVPSFLLVIHLYFLVESPRWLLSKGRERKAYRMVFGHSAPQELVDSATVAEKNQGADDDSDPAAVPFGTKLKQSFSEFTKLYGTPVLCRRALICHFTWCITSLCYYVTALNADNFAANRNVYVATTGSVDIVAYILSMIVLAYFGRRSSSFCFFLYAGVCLLVVLAIPQDNTTLLVTLAMLGRVGITAVYAIVTLHTAELFPTEIRNTALGICSTMAHVGSIAAPYITDLLGRLAWWIPTTICGCSVLLAGALTLLHPETRDAALKDHAQQEQHDLHAVDEEEMHEKGEKSSTGN, via the exons ATGGGCCAAGAAGAGCAGGAACTCGGCGACGTCGATATGGAGAGCCAACGGAAGGACGTCGACGAGCCACATCAGCAACAGGGCGATGAGTCTCCCCCCCAGCTGAAGAGTGGTACAGCGAAACTAACAGTCCCGTCCACCGGAGACCTGAAACAAACCATTCTCGAGGGGCTGGAGAAAAAGGGGGATCGCGGTCTGTGGCTTTG GGCATTATTCATCCTGTGCCTGACGCCCAACATACTCAACGGATTTCACGTGTCGTCGTACGTCTTTCTTGGCCAGTTGCCGAAAAACTACTACTGCATCGTACCCGAGCTCCTGCAGGCTGGCTGGAGTCACGAGGAAATACGCAACATCACCTCACCAAC TGGCAGCACCAGGAACGGTACCTGTACGATCTACACCTGGAACTATGGGCAGCTGAGCGAGCTAAACTACAACGATGCACTCAGTTACACTCAGTCCCATCCGCCACCGGCCGAAGTGAACTGTCTCGCCACGGCCCGAACCGGTGCCGGGTGGCACATGTACTACGATCAACCCGACGGTGTATCGATCGTGCCGGAATGGGATCTGCTGTGCGAACGGACTGCCCTGCGCTCCACGGTACAGGTGGCGCTGTCGATTGGCAAGTTTGTCGGTGCCTCTACCTTCGGTGTCATCTCCGACAAGTACGGCCGCAAGACGAGCTTTTCGATTGCGGCAACACTGTACATCGTGGCCGGACTGCTAACGACCTTCTCACCATTCTACGCACTGTTGCTGCTCGGTCGCATCGGGTTGGGTGCGTCGGCATCCGGTGTATTTTATCCAGCATTCGCACTAC TAACGGAAAACATCGGTAAACGCCACCGGTCCTGGATGAGTATAGCGTTCAACTTTTCCTATCCGCTCGGTATGCTCTGCCTAGCGCTGGCCGCTTACCTTATTCAACCATGGCGAGATCTTTCGCTCGCTCTGACCGTACCATCATTTCTGCTCGTGATACACCTCTA CTTCTTGGTGGAGTCACCGCGATGGTTACTGAGCAAAGGTCGCGAGCGGAAAGCATACCGGATGGTGTTTGGACACAGTGCCCCACAGGAGCTGGTCGATAGTGCGACGGTGGCGGAGAAGAATCAAGGCGCGGACGATGACTCTGACCCCGCAGCCGTACCATTCGGTACGAAGCTAAAGCAATCGTTCAGCGAGTTTACAAAGCTTTACGGCACACCGGTGCTATGCCGTCGTGCTCTTATTTGTCACTTTACGTGGTGCATCACCTCGCTGTGCTATTACGTTACAG CTCTCAACGCGGACAACTTTGCAGCCAATCGAAACGTGTACGTTGCCACCACCggttcggtagacatcgtagCCTACATACTCTCAATGATCGTGCTCGCGTACTTTGGTCGGCGCAGTTCATCGTTCTGCTTTTTCCTGTACGCGGGCGTTTGTCTGCTGGTTGTGCTTGCTATCCCGCAGGACAACACAACCCTGCTGGTAACGCTTGCCATGTTGGGTCGGGTGGGAATCACCGCCGTGTACGCGATCGTAACACTGCATACGGCCGAACTCTTCCCAACCGAGATACGCAACACGGCGCTCGGCATCTGTTCGACCATGGCGCACGTTGGATCGATCGCTGCACCGTACATTACGGATCTGCTCGGTCGGCTTGCCTGGTGGATACCGACCACGATATGCGGCTGTTCGGTGCTGTTGGCCGGTGCGCTCACACTGTTGCACCCGGAAACGCGCGATGCCGCACTGAAGGATCATGCGCAGCAGGAGCAGCACGATCTTCATGCGGTGGACGAGGAAGAGATGCACGAAAAGGGTGAAAAATCAAGTACGGGTAACTAA
- the LOC128708025 gene encoding bifunctional 3'-5' exonuclease/ATP-dependent helicase WRN-like, which produces MFPNNSSPKRPEPDKPHPVDEPEPEHLQVLSASFGHTAFRPMQWCIIRSIIVQRRDNCAIMATGYGKSLIYQFPSVFLNRLTFVVSPLISLMQDQVLSLNLCNIPACLLGTAQRQNPVPDIKAGQFRLVYLTPEYITSDSGQTLLKAVHSQLALIAIDEAHCLSKWGHDFRPAYRNLGQIREICPKVPILAVTATATQKVRDDIVQCLKLANPQILCTGFDRPNLEFIVRPKGSLGPLHDIRPLLGENREGSTIIYCLTRKQTDEIVALLREKRIQCEAYHGGISLTQRKQVLESFVSDHVRIIVATIAFGMGIDKPDVRLVIHYGASKDLESYYQEAGRAGRDGQPARCIMFWSQSDFKTHEILRAESSSSSRKNQEQLARKMAEYVELRDCRRRFVLNYFEGVLTQVNKAEEKVTAVKRCCDNCTRGGVAKDCERYEGLDAEGRYNFATEAEMLLGAIGAFHSGVGLTMPILLLRGSRNKKLHERFYNHPLFGKGKDKDEEWWKSLGSLLEREGYLSKVKVANNYNKFAQIVYHQLTTTGQRWLNGNGKDRQLLMKPTTTMFKSLKVIKPASLYEKSPLPVVRTSKQDLTHELVKTLLKKRAELATTFECMPYMIASNAALHQLATRKPLNLQEMKDAQLDGFSDAKLQKFGREFLVCIQQQLSLLPEPSATKLPDARHEHLTATKTTSFTMFRNEKKSIADIATVRNLKESTIIEHLCEAIRVGLPFEQRDLIRLGVAPDVHAAIAARLPTNLQESSTLTSIKERCPPEITFNQLKVVLAWEKQKRSNRQDEGHPQTNDRDPKCKDTEPDKVSLNNMLSDDDDDLLMTEQAVANVPTSSTETRKAANSAIDDMLNDDDDDMLDFGELDRLEASIVGEEDVSIVPSPPSDLTPPNAVQTEPALETIVPVQSRIEPNVLKPPANRRVVNLKRIMYEDDEDDSDKEDKDVNHLFTYRVPKRKA; this is translated from the coding sequence CACAGCATTCCGTCCGATGCAATGGTGCATTATCCGCTCCATCATTGTCCAGCGCCGCGATAATTGTGCCATAATGGCAACGGGGTACGGAAAATCGCTCATATACCAATTCCCTTCCGTGTTTCTGAACCGTCTTACATTCGTCGTGTCACCGCTGATCAGCTTGATGCAGGATCAAGTGCTGTCTCTCAACCTGTGCAACATTCCCGCCTGTCTGCTCGGAACAGCACAGCGTCAAAATCCGGTACCGGACATTAAGGCTGGCCAGTTTCGTCTCGTGTATCTTACACCCGAGTACATAACGTCCGATTCCGGGCAAACGCTATTGAAAGCGGTTCACTCTCAACTCGCACTAATTGCCATCGACGAGGCGCACTGTTTGAGCAAATGGGGGCACGACTTCCGACCCGCATATCGTAACCTAGGTCAGATTCGTGAGATCTGTCCAAAGGTGCCAATACTAGCCGTTACAGCAACGGCCACACAGAAAGTGCGGGACGACATCGTACAGTGTTTGAAGCTGGCCAATCCCCAAATCCTCTGCACCGGGTTCGATCGACCGAATCTCGAGTTCATCGTGAGACCTAAAGGTAGTTTAGGACCACTGCATGACATACGACCCCTGCTGGGAGAGAATCGCGAAGGAAGCACCATCATCTACTGCTTGACGCGTAAACAAACGGATGAAATCGTTGCGCTCCTGCGTGAAAAGCGCATCCAGTGCGAAGCGTACCACGGTGGCATATCACTAACGCAACGGAAACAAGTGCTGGAAAGTTTTGTTAGCGATCATGTGCGCATTATCGTGGCAACGATCGCGTTCGGCATGGGCATCGATAAGCCGGACGTTCGGCTGGTCATACACTACGGTGCATCGAAGGATTTGGAAAGCTACTACCAGGAGGCTGGCCGTGCCGGTCGCGATGGTCAACCGGCCCGGTGCATTATGTTCTGGAGTCAGAGCGATTTCAAAACGCACGAAATTTTGCGAGCCGAAAGCTCAAGTTCGTCACGAAAGAACCAGGAGCAGCTTGCACGCAAGATGGCCGAGTACGTGGAGCTGCGTGACTGTAGGCGCCGGTTCGTGCTGAACTATTTCGAAGGCGTACTGACACAGGTGAACAAGGCGGAGGAGAAGGTAACGGCGGTGAAACGATGCTGTGATAACTGTACCCGGGGCGGTGTAGCCAAAGATTGCGAACGGTACGAAGGTCTCGATGCTGAAGGTCGGTACAACTTTGCGACCGAAGCCGAAATGCTGCTGGGTGCGATTGGTGCGTTTCACAGTGGGGTTGGTCTTACCATGCCCATCTTGCTACTGCGAGGCTCCCGGAATAAGAAACTTCACGAACGGTTTTACAACCACCCACTGTTCGGGAAGGGCAAGGACAAGGACGAAGAATGGTGGAAGTCGCTAGGATCGCTGCTCGAGCGGGAAGGCTATCTGAGCAAGGTTAAGGTGgcaaacaactacaacaagTTCGCCCAGATAGTTTATCACCAACTAACCACCACCGGCCAACGTTGGCTCAACGGGAACGGGAAAGATCGCCAACTGCTAATGAAACCAACGACGACCATGTTCAAATCGCTGAAGGTTATAAAACCTGCTTCACTGTACGAGAAATCACCACTCCCGGTAGTACGCACCAGCAAGCAGGATCTTACGCACGAACTCGTCAAAACGCTGCTCAAGAAACGTGCCGAGTTGGCGACCACGTTCGAGTGTATGCCGTACATGATCGCGTCGAATGCGGCCCTCCATCAGTTGGCCACCCGGAAACCGTTGAACCTGCAGGAGATGAAAGACGCTCAGCTGGATGGATTTTCCGACGCGAAGCTGCAAAAGTTTGGACGAgagtttttggtttgcatacaGCAGCAACTTAGTTTACTGCCGGAACCCTCCGCCACCAAGCTTCCGGATGCACGCCACGAACATCTTAcggcaacgaaaacaactagCTTTACGATGTTTaggaatgaaaagaaatcgaTCGCCGATATTGCCACCGTACGAAACCTAAAGGAAAGTACCATAATTGAGCATCTGTGTGAGGCTATTCGGGTCGGGCTACCGTTCGAGCAGCGGGATCTTATCCGGTTAGGTGTTGCGCCGGATGTACATGCAGCAATAGCAGCCCGTCTACCAACGAACTTACAAGAGTCGTCTACGCTTACGTCCATTAAAGAAAGATGCCCGCCAGAGATTACGTTCAATCAGCTGAAGGTTGTTCTTGCctgggaaaagcaaaaacgatCCAATCGCCAGGATGAAGGACACCCCCAAACGAACGATCGCGATCCGAAATGTAAGGATACAGAACCCGACAAAGTTTCTCTAAACAATATGCTGtccgatgacgatgatgatttatTGATGACCGAGCAGGCTGTGGCAAACGTTCCAACAAGTTCCACCGAAACGCGAAAGGCTGCCAACAGTGCCATCGATGATATGCttaacgatgacgatgacgatatGCTTGACTTTGGCGAACTGGATCGCCTCGAAGCGTCGATTGTAGGTGAGGAGGACGTTTCAATCGTACCGTCACCACCGTCAGACCTAACACCACCGAACGCAGTACAGACGGAACCGGCTCTCGAAACGATCGTCCCGGTGCAGTCCCGGATCGAACCGAACGTGCTGAAACCTCCGGCCAATAGGCGTGTTGTAAATTTAAAACGTATTATGTACGAAGATGATGAAGACGACAGCGATAAAGAGGATAAGGACGTTAATCATTTGTTTACCTACCGAGTACCGAAACGGAAGGCATGA